A single genomic interval of Stieleria maiorica harbors:
- the thiD gene encoding bifunctional hydroxymethylpyrimidine kinase/phosphomethylpyrimidine kinase, with translation MKKKRSPKKSSHDASPVSVQIARQAIALTIAGSDPSGGAGLQADLKAFQQNGVYGMSVVTLLTVQNTMGVKRVETMPVDLVEQQLEAVVEDIEPLAIKTGALGTPAIVRAVAERLKSYHGDVIVDPVLISKHGDLLGGDSMVYAYRKYLFPVATLVTPNRYEVEALLGRKLTDLDSICDAAHELLQFGPEYVLIKAGVIDGLRHHVLADQEQTISAAVKDVPGNHGHGAGCSLSATIAAALTRCARTHPQAKRVRAAVEFGIAAVHAAVTLTPPLGKGCRPVEHRVLDKGTSGKLD, from the coding sequence ATGAAGAAGAAACGGTCCCCCAAAAAGTCCAGCCATGACGCGAGCCCCGTTTCGGTCCAGATCGCACGTCAAGCGATCGCGTTGACGATCGCCGGATCCGATCCCAGTGGCGGGGCAGGATTGCAAGCCGACCTCAAGGCGTTTCAGCAGAACGGCGTTTACGGCATGAGCGTGGTGACGCTGCTGACCGTCCAGAACACGATGGGGGTCAAGCGAGTCGAAACGATGCCGGTCGATCTGGTCGAGCAGCAACTGGAAGCGGTGGTGGAGGACATTGAGCCGCTGGCGATCAAAACGGGAGCGCTCGGCACGCCGGCAATCGTTCGTGCGGTCGCCGAGCGTTTGAAGTCCTATCACGGTGACGTGATCGTCGACCCGGTCTTGATCAGCAAGCACGGTGACCTGCTGGGTGGCGACAGTATGGTTTACGCGTACCGCAAGTACTTGTTTCCGGTCGCCACGCTGGTCACCCCCAATCGGTATGAAGTGGAGGCCCTGTTGGGGAGGAAGCTGACCGATCTTGATTCGATTTGTGATGCCGCGCACGAGCTTTTGCAATTCGGTCCCGAATACGTTTTGATCAAAGCCGGCGTGATCGATGGATTGCGGCACCACGTCTTGGCCGACCAGGAACAGACGATCAGTGCCGCCGTGAAGGATGTGCCGGGCAATCATGGGCACGGTGCGGGCTGCAGTCTGTCGGCGACCATTGCGGCTGCTCTGACACGTTGTGCTCGGACGCACCCGCAAGCGAAACGCGTTCGAGCGGCGGTGGAGTTTGGCATCGCCGCCGTCCACGCCGCAGTCACACTGACGCCCCCGTTGGGGAAAGGATGTCGCCCGGTCGAGCATCGTGTCCTGGACAAGGGGACGAGTGGCAAACTGGACTAG